From a region of the Methylocystis hirsuta genome:
- the glgX gene encoding glycogen debranching protein GlgX, with protein sequence MSSLADGAPEPLGVTPDASGANVAVFSAHAEAIEICLFDDADEEIARIKLPVRSGDVFHGYIEGLKEGQRYGFRAHGPDAPNAGDRFNPAKLLVDPYALALDRAFTLHPSLFAYGETARADSAAHVPKAIVTKPVPAESPRPKHPWRDTIIYELHVKGFTAAHPDIPQHLRGTFAGLAHDVGIAHLKRLGVTTLELLPCAAWIDERHLPPLGLSNYWGYNPIAMTAPDSRLAPGGWREVREAIARLHDAGFEVILDVVFNHTGESDEFGPTISFRGLDNASYYRLADDRSRYVNDSSCGNVLACDRAPVVRLIMDALRAWALYGGVDGFRFDLATALARRPSGFDRDAPLLSAILQDPVLRNLKLIAEPWDMGPGGYRLGDFPEPFAEWNDRYRDGARGFWRGDSCGVAELATRFSGSQDVFARRRPSRSVNFITAHDGFDLRDLVSYAHKHNEANGEENRDGANHNLSWNNGVEGESEDAAIRAARARDARNLLATLLFSRGTPMLAMGSELGQTQSGNNNAYAQDNALTWIDWARADEELIETTAKLIALRKRHAALREDRFLDGAPHDASLIPDVEWLRPDGAPMREDDWRNDEAQTLVVALYAEGDRVIVILHRGGDEIVLRPPPARDNHGWTLAFNSAKDGASEDIEEILRMTPRSVALLVEERRARRRSSAPASEAILSSLAEAAGVERQWRDVDGALHDVPRETVCALLAQLGFPARTLDDARESLARLSDDRDRRAPPTSLSAQEGKSFTLRLAARNGRTPGWIVVTQEDGSRSRVALRAENATSVTWRGLDGRRCEGVEARLPPLPTGRHHLSLDNGKDCALTVAPPGCYLPHDARREFGLSAQLYSMRRDGDQGIGDFSTLAALARAGAKAGAALIAINPLHALFAQDRTRVSPYYPSDRRFVDPLYIDVAEQGRMLGAPIDFDEKTAAALSVAADVDYPGVHALKMAALERAFAVFLDLSRRQPDAAPAASFQRFIDQGGTALARFCVFEAVGEARNGQSWLMWPQELREARVAALTAFAREHATRVQFHQFLQWLADAQFAHAAQDARTAGLSLGFCRDLAIGAAPDGAECWSRAASFVGGFSIGAPPDAFSREGQNWGLPPPNPIDMEKSGGADFAELLRANMRHAGALRIDHVMGLARLFVIPDGEKPAAGAYLSYPFETLLGQLALESRRAQCVVVGEDLGTAPWGFRERIARVDVLSYRVLWFERSGEGFAPPAFYPRKAMACVSTHDLPTLEGWWAAADVAEKQALGLIAPAAVEAARAARRAEKDALLDALRAQTLIDDSHHSSDAFDDALALALHAFIARTPSLLAMAQLDDLAGETLAINLPGTDRERLNWRRRLPESINALVDSRRARAILAGLCRNVDAIPGAYRPPGEIDAADGHERFEHGG encoded by the coding sequence ATGAGCAGCCTCGCCGATGGCGCGCCGGAGCCGCTTGGCGTCACGCCGGATGCGAGCGGCGCGAATGTCGCGGTGTTTTCCGCTCACGCCGAGGCGATCGAGATTTGTCTCTTCGATGACGCCGACGAAGAGATCGCCCGTATAAAATTGCCCGTGCGCAGCGGCGACGTTTTTCATGGCTATATCGAGGGCCTCAAAGAAGGCCAGCGCTATGGCTTTCGCGCTCACGGACCCGACGCGCCGAACGCCGGCGATCGCTTCAATCCGGCGAAACTTCTCGTCGATCCTTACGCGCTGGCGCTCGATCGCGCCTTCACGCTGCATCCTTCGCTTTTCGCCTATGGCGAGACGGCGCGCGCCGACAGCGCCGCGCATGTGCCGAAAGCGATCGTCACGAAGCCAGTCCCTGCGGAGTCGCCGCGGCCAAAGCATCCCTGGCGCGATACGATCATCTACGAGCTTCACGTCAAGGGGTTCACCGCCGCTCATCCCGACATCCCGCAACATCTGCGCGGCACTTTCGCCGGTCTCGCGCATGACGTGGGAATCGCGCATCTGAAGCGGCTCGGCGTGACGACGCTGGAGCTTCTGCCCTGCGCGGCGTGGATCGACGAGCGCCACCTCCCGCCGCTCGGGCTCTCCAATTACTGGGGCTATAATCCTATCGCCATGACGGCGCCCGACTCGCGTCTTGCGCCGGGCGGCTGGCGCGAAGTTCGCGAAGCGATCGCCAGGCTCCACGACGCTGGGTTCGAAGTCATTCTCGACGTCGTGTTCAACCATACCGGCGAAAGCGACGAATTCGGCCCGACAATCTCGTTCCGAGGATTGGATAACGCCAGCTATTACCGGCTCGCCGACGACCGCTCGCGTTACGTCAACGACTCGAGCTGCGGCAATGTTCTCGCCTGCGATCGCGCGCCTGTCGTGCGGCTCATCATGGATGCGCTGCGCGCCTGGGCGCTCTATGGCGGCGTCGACGGCTTTCGCTTCGATCTGGCGACGGCGCTTGCGCGTCGCCCCTCGGGGTTCGATCGCGACGCGCCGTTGCTTTCCGCGATCCTGCAAGACCCCGTGCTGCGAAATTTAAAGCTCATCGCCGAACCCTGGGACATGGGCCCAGGCGGCTATCGGCTCGGCGATTTTCCCGAGCCTTTCGCCGAATGGAATGATCGCTATCGCGACGGCGCGCGCGGCTTCTGGCGCGGAGACTCCTGCGGCGTCGCCGAGCTCGCGACGCGCTTTTCCGGCTCGCAGGACGTGTTTGCGCGCAGGCGCCCATCGCGCAGCGTCAATTTCATTACGGCGCATGACGGCTTCGATTTGCGCGATCTCGTTTCTTACGCGCATAAGCATAATGAGGCGAATGGCGAAGAGAACCGCGATGGCGCCAACCACAATCTTTCCTGGAACAATGGCGTCGAAGGCGAGAGCGAAGACGCCGCGATCCGTGCGGCGCGTGCGCGGGATGCGCGCAATCTGCTCGCCACGCTCCTTTTCTCTCGCGGAACGCCGATGCTCGCCATGGGTTCGGAACTGGGTCAGACGCAGTCCGGCAACAACAACGCTTATGCGCAGGACAACGCCCTCACCTGGATTGATTGGGCGCGCGCCGACGAAGAACTGATCGAGACGACGGCGAAGCTCATCGCGCTGCGTAAGCGTCATGCAGCCTTGCGCGAAGACCGCTTTCTCGACGGCGCGCCGCATGATGCTTCGCTAATCCCCGACGTCGAATGGCTGCGTCCTGACGGCGCGCCGATGCGCGAAGACGACTGGCGCAACGACGAGGCGCAAACGCTTGTCGTCGCGCTCTATGCTGAAGGCGATCGCGTAATCGTGATCCTGCATCGCGGCGGAGACGAAATCGTCCTGCGCCCGCCGCCCGCTCGCGACAATCACGGTTGGACATTGGCGTTCAATTCGGCGAAGGACGGCGCGAGCGAAGACATTGAAGAAATCCTCCGCATGACGCCGCGCTCTGTCGCGCTTCTCGTCGAGGAAAGGCGCGCACGGCGCCGGTCGTCTGCGCCAGCATCGGAGGCAATCCTCTCGAGCCTCGCCGAGGCGGCTGGCGTCGAAAGACAATGGCGCGACGTTGATGGCGCGCTGCATGACGTTCCCCGCGAGACAGTCTGCGCGCTGCTCGCGCAGCTCGGGTTTCCGGCGCGGACGCTCGATGACGCGCGCGAGAGTCTCGCGCGTCTTTCAGACGACCGCGACAGACGCGCGCCACCAACGAGTCTGTCGGCACAGGAAGGCAAGTCCTTCACCCTTCGGCTCGCCGCACGCAACGGCCGCACGCCAGGTTGGATCGTCGTTACGCAAGAAGACGGAAGCCGTTCGCGCGTCGCGCTGCGCGCGGAGAACGCCACGTCGGTCACATGGCGCGGACTGGATGGCCGGCGCTGCGAGGGCGTCGAGGCGCGGCTGCCGCCGCTTCCGACCGGTCGTCATCATCTTTCGCTAGACAACGGCAAAGACTGTGCGCTCACGGTCGCGCCGCCGGGCTGCTATCTGCCTCACGACGCGCGACGCGAATTTGGCCTCTCCGCGCAGCTTTATTCCATGCGCCGCGATGGCGATCAGGGAATCGGCGACTTTTCCACTCTCGCGGCGCTCGCGCGCGCTGGCGCCAAAGCCGGGGCCGCGCTCATCGCGATCAATCCGCTGCACGCCTTGTTTGCGCAAGACCGCACGCGCGTCAGTCCGTATTATCCGTCCGACCGGCGTTTCGTCGATCCACTCTATATCGATGTGGCTGAGCAGGGGCGCATGCTCGGCGCGCCGATTGATTTCGACGAGAAGACCGCGGCGGCTCTCAGCGTCGCCGCGGATGTCGATTATCCCGGCGTTCATGCGCTGAAGATGGCGGCGCTCGAACGCGCCTTCGCCGTCTTCCTTGATCTCTCGCGCCGCCAGCCTGACGCCGCGCCCGCCGCATCGTTTCAACGCTTCATCGACCAAGGCGGGACGGCGCTCGCGCGTTTCTGCGTCTTCGAGGCGGTCGGCGAGGCGCGCAACGGCCAAAGCTGGCTGATGTGGCCACAAGAGCTGCGAGAGGCGCGCGTTGCGGCGCTCACCGCCTTCGCGCGCGAACATGCGACGCGCGTCCAATTCCACCAGTTTCTGCAATGGCTCGCCGACGCGCAATTTGCGCATGCGGCGCAGGATGCGCGCACAGCGGGACTGTCGCTCGGCTTCTGCCGCGACCTCGCCATTGGCGCGGCGCCCGACGGCGCCGAGTGCTGGAGCCGCGCGGCAAGTTTCGTGGGCGGCTTCTCGATCGGCGCGCCGCCCGACGCCTTCAGTCGGGAGGGCCAGAATTGGGGCTTGCCGCCGCCAAATCCGATCGACATGGAGAAAAGCGGCGGCGCCGATTTCGCGGAGCTGCTGCGCGCGAATATGCGCCATGCGGGCGCGCTGCGCATCGATCACGTCATGGGCCTGGCGCGGCTTTTCGTCATCCCGGACGGCGAAAAGCCTGCGGCCGGCGCCTATCTCAGCTATCCGTTCGAGACCTTGCTGGGGCAACTTGCGCTCGAAAGCCGACGCGCCCAATGCGTCGTCGTCGGCGAAGATCTCGGCACGGCGCCGTGGGGCTTCCGCGAGCGCATCGCGCGCGTCGACGTGCTGAGCTACCGGGTTCTATGGTTCGAACGTTCGGGCGAGGGCTTCGCGCCGCCGGCGTTCTATCCCAGGAAAGCCATGGCCTGCGTTTCGACGCATGATTTGCCGACGCTCGAAGGCTGGTGGGCGGCGGCGGACGTCGCCGAGAAGCAAGCGCTGGGGCTGATCGCGCCCGCTGCCGTCGAAGCCGCCCGCGCCGCGCGCCGCGCGGAAAAGGATGCGCTGCTCGATGCGTTGCGCGCGCAGACGCTCATCGACGATTCGCATCACTCGTCGGACGCCTTCGACGACGCATTGGCGTTGGCGCTTCATGCGTTCATCGCGCGCACGCCGTCCTTGCTCGCCATGGCGCAACTCGATGACCTTGCAGGGGAAACGCTTGCGATCAATTTGCCCGGCACCGATCGCGAACGCTTGAACTGGCGTCGCAGGCTGCCAGAATCGATCAACGCGCTCGTTGATTCGCGCCGCGCCCGCGCGATCCTCGCCGGGCTTTGCCGCAATGTGGACGCGATTCCCGGCGCATATCGGCCTCCGGGCGAAATTGATGCCGCGGACGGACATGAGCGTTTCGAGCATGGCGGGTAA
- a CDS encoding murein hydrolase activator EnvC family protein has protein sequence MPRTDMSVSSMAGNEATERGLISAALFAISVAFSAHAEQQGPDAKDISSKQQELRGVEDTMGAAQERARRLEEQLVDHAAARERLNGALIESTLRLQETEGRAAEIEERLSTLTENEGKIVASLESRRGLIMEILTVLQRMGRKPPPALIARPNEILEAVRASLALGALLPQMRAEARQLQHDLSELEQVRDGVRRERERLAEQQASLSAQRERLAPMIAERQDALSSAQSALQAETERARTLAQRATSLKDLIARMEADSAAARRAAEAARKADDERAKAQATLSERERLKALSAPFKDPARLAPAVAFIDLKGRLPAPAAGPVVRRFGAPDGSGGKEKGLSIAARENGVVIAPCDGWIAFSGPYRSYGQLLIINAGGGYYVVLAGMSRTNVNVGQFVLAGEPVASMGDGAAQTAATIAIGAKQPILYVEFRKDGASIDSGPWWAKSDSRKVGG, from the coding sequence ATGCCGCGGACGGACATGAGCGTTTCGAGCATGGCGGGTAACGAAGCCACCGAGCGCGGGCTCATCTCTGCGGCGCTCTTTGCGATTTCTGTCGCATTTTCCGCGCATGCCGAACAGCAGGGTCCGGACGCGAAGGACATCTCGTCAAAGCAACAAGAATTGCGCGGCGTCGAAGATACGATGGGCGCCGCACAGGAGCGCGCGCGTCGACTCGAAGAGCAGCTTGTCGATCACGCCGCCGCGCGCGAAAGGCTGAATGGCGCGCTCATCGAATCGACGCTGCGGCTGCAGGAGACGGAAGGGCGCGCGGCTGAAATCGAAGAGCGGCTTTCGACGCTTACCGAGAACGAGGGCAAGATCGTCGCTTCGCTCGAGAGCCGCCGCGGATTGATCATGGAGATTCTTACGGTCTTGCAACGGATGGGCCGTAAGCCGCCACCGGCGCTGATCGCGCGCCCCAACGAGATTCTCGAGGCCGTCCGAGCATCGCTCGCGCTCGGCGCCCTGTTGCCGCAAATGCGCGCCGAAGCGCGCCAGCTACAGCATGATCTTTCGGAACTCGAGCAGGTGCGCGATGGCGTTCGGCGTGAGCGCGAGCGCCTCGCGGAGCAGCAAGCGAGTCTCAGCGCTCAGCGCGAAAGGCTCGCGCCGATGATCGCCGAGCGTCAGGACGCGCTTTCCTCTGCGCAGAGCGCCTTGCAGGCGGAGACGGAGCGCGCGCGCACGCTGGCGCAGCGCGCCACAAGCCTTAAGGATCTGATCGCGCGCATGGAGGCGGACAGCGCGGCGGCGCGGCGCGCGGCGGAGGCGGCGCGCAAGGCCGACGACGAGCGCGCCAAAGCTCAAGCGACGCTTTCCGAGCGAGAGCGGCTCAAAGCGTTGTCCGCGCCGTTCAAGGATCCGGCGCGGCTTGCGCCCGCCGTCGCCTTCATCGATCTTAAAGGCCGGCTGCCGGCGCCGGCCGCGGGACCGGTGGTGCGGCGTTTCGGCGCGCCCGACGGTTCTGGGGGCAAGGAGAAGGGCCTGTCGATCGCGGCGCGCGAAAACGGCGTCGTTATCGCCCCTTGCGATGGATGGATCGCTTTTTCAGGGCCTTACCGAAGTTATGGACAACTCTTGATCATTAATGCCGGCGGCGGCTATTATGTGGTCCTGGCCGGCATGAGTCGCACCAATGTGAACGTGGGACAGTTCGTTCTCGCAGGTGAGCCGGTTGCCAGCATGGGAGACGGAGCCGCGCAAACCGCGGCGACCATCGCAATCGGCGCGAAACAACCCATACTTTATGTTGAGTTCCGCAAGGACGGAGCGTCAATCGACTCGGGCCCATGGTGGGCAAAGTCAGACAGTCGGAAGGTCGGCGGATGA
- a CDS encoding S41 family peptidase — MIRKTALIATGIAIGAGCATLGQQARAVIGAPAQAASADTYKNLSLFGDVFDKVRADYVEKPDEQKLVENAINGMLTSLDPHSSYLDAKAFKDMRTQTEGKFGGLGIEVTQEDGLVKVVTPIDDTPASRAGIMSGDLIGAIDDETVQGMTLNQAVDKMRGAINTPVKLTLFRGKNKDKVEVKLVRAEIHIKSVRSRKQGDDIAYVRISQFNEETAEGLRTAMAKAQQEIPADKFKGYILDLRNNPGGLLDQSIQVVNSFIDKGEIVSTRGRNADETQRYNARGSGDLSKGKPVVVLINGGSASASEIVAGALQDHKRATLIGTRSFGKGSVQTIIPLGGSSGALRLTTARYYTPSGRTIQAKGIDPDMIILQDVPDELKGKDDTKGEASLKGHLKTGDEEKTGSQAYVPPDEAKDKQLNAAVELLHGKPRAQILAEQSKEVAKDTTKPPSKAAN, encoded by the coding sequence ATGATTCGCAAAACAGCCCTTATCGCCACAGGAATTGCTATTGGAGCGGGATGCGCCACGCTTGGCCAGCAGGCGCGCGCCGTCATTGGCGCTCCGGCTCAAGCCGCTTCCGCCGACACCTATAAGAATCTCAGCCTGTTCGGCGACGTGTTCGACAAGGTGCGCGCCGACTATGTCGAGAAGCCCGACGAGCAGAAGCTCGTCGAAAACGCCATCAACGGCATGCTGACCTCGCTCGATCCGCATTCGAGCTACCTAGACGCCAAGGCCTTCAAGGATATGCGGACGCAGACCGAGGGCAAGTTCGGCGGCTTGGGCATCGAGGTCACCCAGGAAGACGGGCTCGTGAAGGTCGTCACGCCGATCGACGACACGCCCGCGTCGCGCGCCGGGATCATGTCCGGCGATCTCATCGGCGCCATCGACGACGAGACCGTGCAGGGCATGACCCTCAATCAGGCCGTCGACAAAATGCGCGGCGCGATCAATACGCCCGTCAAGCTGACGCTGTTCCGCGGCAAGAACAAGGACAAGGTCGAGGTCAAACTGGTCCGCGCCGAGATCCACATCAAATCCGTGCGTTCGCGCAAACAGGGCGACGACATCGCCTATGTCCGCATTTCGCAGTTCAACGAGGAGACTGCGGAAGGCCTGCGCACCGCCATGGCCAAGGCGCAGCAGGAGATCCCGGCGGACAAGTTCAAGGGCTACATCCTCGATCTGCGCAACAATCCGGGCGGCTTGCTGGACCAGTCCATCCAGGTCGTCAATTCCTTCATCGACAAGGGCGAGATCGTGTCGACGCGCGGCCGCAACGCCGATGAAACCCAGCGCTACAACGCCCGCGGCTCCGGCGATCTGTCGAAGGGCAAGCCCGTCGTCGTGCTGATCAACGGCGGTTCGGCCTCGGCGTCCGAAATCGTCGCCGGCGCTTTGCAGGATCACAAGCGCGCGACGCTGATCGGGACGCGCTCCTTCGGCAAGGGCTCGGTGCAGACGATTATCCCGCTGGGCGGCTCCAGCGGCGCGCTGCGACTGACGACGGCGCGCTATTACACGCCGTCCGGCCGCACGATTCAGGCCAAGGGCATCGATCCCGACATGATCATCCTGCAGGACGTGCCGGACGAGCTCAAAGGCAAGGACGACACCAAGGGCGAAGCGTCGCTGAAGGGCCATCTCAAGACTGGCGACGAGGAAAAGACCGGCTCGCAGGCCTATGTCCCGCCGGATGAGGCCAAGGACAAGCAGCTCAACGCGGCGGTGGAACTTCTGCACGGCAAGCCGAGGGCGCAAATCCTCGCCGAACAGTCGAAGGAAGTCGCCAAGGACACGACCAAGCCGCCGTCCAAGGCCGCGAATTGA